In one Pangasianodon hypophthalmus isolate fPanHyp1 chromosome 22, fPanHyp1.pri, whole genome shotgun sequence genomic region, the following are encoded:
- the pdia4 gene encoding protein disulfide-isomerase A4 codes for MKKLLLLLIVLLGLAHFITISTGEEEGEELSKDGAIDAEDDEDDDDDEDDDDDSTEVKEENGVLVLTDANFDTFIEDKDTVLVEFYAPWCGHCKQFAPEYEKIAQTLKENDPPIPVAKVDATVATSLASKFDVSGYPTIKILKKGEAVDYDGDRTEKAIVERVKEVAQPDWKPPPEATLVLTKDNFDDVVNNADIILVEFYAPWCGHCKRLAPEYEKAAKELSTRTPPIPLAKVDASAETDLASRFDVTGYPTLKIFRKGKAFDYNGPREKYGIVDYMSEQAGPPSKQVQAVKQIQELVKDGDDAVIVGVFTSEEDAAYEIYQEACNTLREDYKFRHTFTNEIAKFLKASPGQVVMLQPEKFRSKYEPSSHTLTIKDSTSASEVQDFFKKHTLPLVGHRKQSNAEKRYSKHPLVVVYYGVDFSFDYRVATQYWRSKVLEVAKDFPEYTFAIADEEDYSDELKGLGLSESGEEVNVGILDEGGKKYAMEPEEFDSDVLREFVLAFKKGKLKPIVKSQPIPKNNKGPVKVVVGKTFDEIVMDAKKDVLIEFYAPWCGHCKKMEPDYLALGKKYKNEKNLVIAKMDATANDVPHDAYKVEGFPTIYFAPSNKKQNPIQFSGGERNMESLSKFLEEHATKLSQKKDEL; via the exons ATGAAGAAGCTGCTGCTACTGTTGATTGTGCTGCTCGGCTTAGCCCACTTCATTACCATCAGCACAGGAGAGGAAGAGG GAGAAGAGCTGAGCAAAGACGGCGCCATCGACGCTGAAGATGATGAGGACGATGATGACGATGAGGATGATGACGATGACAGCACGGAGGTCAAAGAGGAAAATGGTGTGCTTGTTCTCACTGATGCCAACTTTGACACGTTCATAGAAGACAAAGACACGGTGCTGGTGGAATTCTATGCGCCGTG GTGTGGCCACTGCAAGCAGTTTGCACCGGAGTATGAAAAGATCGCTCAGACACTCAAGGAAAACGATCCTCCGATCCCTGTGGCGAAAGTCGATGCCACTGTGGCTACTTCACTTGCGAGTAAATTTGATGTGTCTGGATATCCTACTATCAAAATTTTGAAAAAGGGAGAGGCGGTGGACTACGATGGAGATCGAACTGAAAAAG CTATTGTCGAGCGAGTTAAAGAAGTCGCACAGCCAGACTGGAAACCTCCTCCAGAGGCCACACTGGTGCTGACGAAGGACAACTTTGATGATGTGGTTAATAATGCTGACATCATTCTGGTGGAGTTTTATGCCCCCTG GTGTGGTCACTGTAAAAGACTCGCTCCTGAGTATGAGAAAGCTGCCAAGGAACTCAGCACTCGAACCCCTCCTATACCACTGGCTAAAGTCGATGCCAGTGCAGAGACTGACCTCGCCTCCCGGTTTGACGTAACTGGATACCCAACACTCAAAATCTTCAGGAAGGGGAAAGCGTTTGACTACAACGGACCACGGGAGAAATATG GTATTGTTGATTACATGAGCGAGCAAGCAGGTCCTCCATCCAAGCAGGTGCAGGCCGTGAAACAAATTCAGGAACTGGTGAAAGATGGAGATGATGCTGTGATTGTTGGCGTGTTCACCAGTGAAGAGGATGCTGCCTATGAGATCTATCAAGAAGCAT GCAACACCCTCAGAGAAGACTACAAGTTCCGCCACACGTTCACTAACGAAATCGCCAAGTTCCTGAAGGCCTCACCTGGCCAGGTGGTCATGCTCCAGCCAGAGAAGTTCAGGTCGAAATATGAACCTTCATCCCACACCTTAACCATTAAA GATTCCACATCTGCCTCAGAGGTTCAAGATTTCtttaagaaacacacactgccattagTGGGACACAGAAAACAGAGCAATGCTGAGAAGCGATACTCCAAACATCCGCTGGTGGTTGTGTATTACGGTGTTGACTTCAGTTTTGATTACAGAGTTG CCACACAGTACTGGAGGAGCAAAGTGCTGGAGGTGGCCAAGGACTTCCCAGAGTACACATTCGCCATCGCAGATGAGGAAGACTATTCTGATGAGCTGAAGGGCCTCGGGCTCAGTGAGAGCGGCGAGGAGGTGAACGTCGGCATCCTTGATGAAGGAGGGAAGAAGTATGCGATGGAGCCAGAGGAGTTTGACTCTGACGTGCTTCGGGAATTCGTTCTGGCCTTTAAAAAAG GCAAACTGAAGCCCATCGTCAAGTCGCAGCCCATTCCCAAGAACAACAAGGGACCTGTGAAGGTTGTTGTTGGGAAAACATTTGATGAAATCGTCATGGACGCGAAGAAGGATGTCCTGATCGAGTTCTATGCGCCGTGGTGTGGTCACTGCAAAAAGATGGAGCCCGACTACCTCGCTCTTGGAAAGAAATACAAGAACGAGAAGAATCTGGTGATCGCCAAAATGGATGCCACGGCCAACGACGTGCCACACGACGCCTACAAAGTGGAAGGATTTCCTACGATATACTTTGCCCCCAGCAACAAGAAGCAGAATCCCATTCAATTTTCAGGTGGTGAAAGAAACATGGAGAGTTTAAGCAAATTCTTAGAAGAACATGCAACAAAATTATCACAGAAGAAAGATGAACTCTAA